A section of the Anabaena cylindrica PCC 7122 genome encodes:
- the dnaA gene encoding chromosomal replication initiator protein DnaA: MEIPIDSLWSQVLERLQLELSRPTFETWIKTASAEQLENNCLVIRTPNPFARNWLQKYYINTIAHVVQDILGYPVEIYITVAQGDEVSQLGKQEVAWELPAVNPIFTNVSKNQQKTTELNPKYVFSRFVVGANNRMAHAASLAVAEYPGREFNPLFLCGGVGLGKTHLMQAIGNYRWEIYPNSKIFYVSTEQFTNDLITAIRNDSMQIFREHYRAADVLLVDDIQFLEGKEYTQEEFFHTFNTLHESGKQVVIASDRPPNQIPSLQERLCSRFSMGLIADIQSPDLETRMAILQKKAEYENIRLPKDVIEYIACNYTSNIRELEGALIRALAYISIWGLAMTVENITPVLGTSNQKLEVTPDVILKVIAESFDISIEDLKSNSRRREISWARQIGMYLMRQLTGLSLPRIGEEFGGKDHTTVMYSCEKITQLQETDRSLIQTLRQLSDRINMNSRSQK, translated from the coding sequence ATGGAAATTCCCATTGACAGTCTGTGGAGTCAGGTGCTAGAGCGTTTACAGCTAGAGCTATCTCGTCCCACCTTTGAAACCTGGATCAAAACTGCTAGTGCAGAACAACTAGAAAATAATTGCTTAGTTATCCGTACTCCTAACCCTTTTGCCCGAAATTGGCTTCAGAAGTATTACATCAATACGATCGCTCATGTGGTGCAAGATATTTTGGGTTATCCAGTAGAAATTTACATTACTGTTGCTCAAGGTGATGAAGTTTCTCAGTTAGGTAAACAAGAAGTGGCTTGGGAATTGCCAGCGGTTAATCCTATTTTCACCAATGTATCTAAAAATCAACAAAAAACTACAGAGTTAAATCCGAAGTATGTTTTTTCAAGGTTTGTGGTTGGTGCTAATAATCGTATGGCTCATGCGGCTTCTTTGGCAGTAGCAGAATATCCAGGCAGGGAATTTAATCCTTTATTTTTATGTGGTGGTGTGGGTTTGGGTAAAACTCACTTAATGCAAGCTATTGGTAATTATCGTTGGGAAATTTATCCTAATTCTAAAATATTTTATGTTTCGACTGAGCAGTTTACGAATGATTTAATTACTGCTATTCGTAATGATAGTATGCAAATTTTTCGGGAGCATTATCGGGCTGCTGATGTTTTGTTGGTTGATGATATTCAGTTTCTGGAAGGTAAGGAATACACTCAAGAAGAGTTCTTTCATACTTTTAATACTTTACATGAGTCTGGGAAACAAGTTGTCATTGCTTCTGACCGTCCTCCTAATCAGATTCCTAGTTTGCAAGAACGGCTTTGTTCAAGGTTTTCGATGGGGTTGATTGCAGATATTCAATCCCCTGATTTAGAAACTAGAATGGCTATTTTACAGAAAAAAGCTGAGTATGAAAATATTCGTTTACCTAAAGATGTAATTGAATATATTGCTTGTAATTATACTTCTAATATTCGGGAATTGGAAGGAGCTTTAATTCGGGCTTTAGCTTATATTTCCATTTGGGGTTTAGCAATGACTGTGGAAAATATTACCCCAGTGTTAGGAACTTCTAACCAAAAACTAGAAGTAACACCAGATGTGATTTTAAAGGTGATAGCGGAGAGTTTTGATATTTCGATTGAAGACTTAAAAAGTAATTCCCGCAGACGAGAAATTAGCTGGGCTAGACAAATAGGGATGTATTTAATGCGACAGCTTACGGGTTTAAGTTTACCGAGAATCGGTGAGGAGTTTGGTGGTAAAGACCATACAACAGTGATGTATAGTTGCGAGAAGATTACCCAATTGCAAGAGACAGACAGGAGTTTAATTCAAACTTTACGTCAATTGAGCGATCGCATCAACATGAATAGTCGTTCTCAAAAATAG
- a CDS encoding DMT family transporter → MLSSWLYLMIAIIFEVCGTTCMKLSEEFTKIVPSILIFVSYGLCLTFLTLSLRKIEVSVVYAIWSGFGTILITSIGIVWFRESFTLIKVMSIFLIIVGVIGLNLGEYLQNINN, encoded by the coding sequence ATGTTAAGCAGTTGGCTTTATCTCATGATAGCAATTATTTTTGAAGTCTGCGGTACAACTTGTATGAAATTGTCCGAAGAATTTACTAAAATAGTTCCTTCCATCTTAATATTTGTATCCTATGGACTTTGTTTAACTTTTTTGACACTTTCTCTCCGAAAAATTGAAGTTAGTGTCGTTTATGCTATTTGGTCTGGATTTGGTACCATCTTAATTACTAGTATTGGTATTGTCTGGTTTCGTGAATCTTTCACACTCATCAAAGTTATGTCCATATTTTTAATAATTGTCGGTGTGATTGGTTTAAATTTAGGTGAATACTTGCAGAATATTAATAATTAA
- a CDS encoding DUF5673 domain-containing protein, whose protein sequence is MIENEATLITDAVSIQYQYIANLLFVLLTFILLWVILNFLINRKQIGNLLIKLPLRGQGMLIFLYSNFMFIILYPILNKVQLFMYPLESMTRILFVSYFLLRLFMNNPPTIREKGILTAGGFATWEKIRYYKWTVNPMKPDDYILIISTGMCFGDIWRLTINTPQRESIDTVLKEYLILEK, encoded by the coding sequence ATGATAGAAAACGAAGCCACACTAATCACAGATGCAGTATCAATTCAATATCAATATATTGCTAACCTGCTATTTGTACTGTTAACATTTATCTTGCTATGGGTGATTCTGAATTTTTTAATTAATCGCAAACAGATAGGTAATTTATTAATCAAACTTCCTCTGCGTGGACAAGGGATGCTTATATTTTTATATAGCAATTTCATGTTTATAATATTATATCCTATTCTTAATAAAGTACAGCTATTTATGTATCCTTTAGAAAGTATGACAAGGATACTTTTTGTTAGCTATTTCTTACTAAGACTATTTATGAATAATCCTCCCACAATCCGAGAAAAAGGGATTTTGACTGCTGGAGGTTTTGCTACGTGGGAAAAGATTAGGTATTATAAATGGACTGTGAATCCAATGAAACCGGATGACTATATTTTGATTATCAGCACTGGTATGTGTTTTGGGGATATATGGCGCTTAACGATTAATACCCCACAAAGAGAGAGTATAGATACTGTTTTAAAAGAGTATCTAATTTTAGAAAAATGA
- a CDS encoding FAD-dependent oxidoreductase, giving the protein MSQIFNLPESSTISRRTLLKLFGVSTIVGATGYSRFSKPKPSIFQPDTLNLPQSLNSNKSVVVIGGGLAGLACAYELVRRGFAVTLLEKSPQLGGKIASWQIKAAGETFMMEHGFHGFFPQYYNLNNVVSELGVKDNFQSLNYYSVVYRGSQYQPEVFRPSSSAFPWNIIDLAIASPNRLKWGINLTKIKHLQVFQAITGFQREKNYRRFDHLSVADWVKTEFPQGLYDLYFLPFAKSSLNAPDTMSVGELMQFFHFYFFGNPEGLAFNGTKDDMGTSLVQPIAQAIQQQGKIITGATVSEIVANNNQIAEIKYYVGNNNNNVPFWVKRNSIVSDSKIEYFGAADEVFACLNGSQEAISLTCTHQGCTVQIATDGQFHCPCHGAVFTSEGKVVKGPAQRDLSKFRVVERQNDNLQLLAVNQESSSPEIITADYYVLATDVPGVQQLFKRMTGDVDQKVRSQIEKLSIADPFAVCRFWFDQDFEWEHSNFTSLSGYRLTDSITLYHRIQKQFIDWSQRTGGSVVELHAYCYKEKEFPNQEALLNTFEQELYDIVPELKQAKVLHQELVNQHNFSGYPPNSYADRPESSTNVTNLLFAGDWVKMPFPCGLMERAVSSGLLAANEILHREGLQRRPLLTVNPEGLLQI; this is encoded by the coding sequence ATGAGCCAGATATTTAACTTACCAGAATCATCTACTATTTCTCGTCGTACACTGCTGAAGTTATTTGGTGTAAGTACTATTGTTGGAGCAACAGGATACTCACGTTTTAGTAAGCCAAAACCGTCTATTTTTCAGCCAGATACACTCAATTTACCCCAGAGTTTAAATAGTAATAAAAGCGTCGTTGTAATTGGAGGCGGGTTAGCAGGTTTAGCTTGTGCTTATGAATTAGTTCGGAGGGGATTTGCAGTTACACTTTTAGAAAAGTCTCCCCAACTAGGGGGTAAAATTGCTAGTTGGCAGATAAAAGCTGCTGGTGAAACTTTCATGATGGAACATGGGTTTCATGGCTTTTTTCCTCAGTATTATAACCTAAATAATGTTGTATCTGAACTGGGGGTTAAGGATAATTTTCAGTCATTAAATTATTATTCGGTTGTTTACCGAGGTTCCCAATATCAACCAGAAGTTTTTCGCCCTAGTAGTTCTGCTTTTCCTTGGAATATTATAGATTTAGCGATCGCATCTCCCAATCGCTTAAAATGGGGTATCAACCTCACTAAAATCAAGCATTTACAAGTCTTTCAGGCGATTACAGGTTTCCAGCGAGAAAAAAATTATCGGCGTTTTGATCATCTTTCTGTTGCTGATTGGGTAAAAACAGAATTTCCCCAAGGTTTATATGATTTATATTTTTTACCTTTTGCCAAATCTAGTTTAAATGCACCTGATACCATGAGTGTAGGAGAATTGATGCAGTTCTTCCATTTTTACTTTTTTGGCAATCCTGAAGGACTGGCTTTTAATGGGACAAAAGACGATATGGGGACAAGTTTAGTCCAACCTATCGCTCAAGCAATTCAGCAACAAGGTAAAATTATCACAGGTGCAACTGTGAGTGAAATAGTTGCTAATAACAATCAAATTGCAGAAATTAAATATTATGTAGGCAACAATAATAATAATGTCCCTTTTTGGGTAAAGCGCAACTCTATTGTTAGTGATAGTAAAATAGAATATTTTGGTGCGGCTGATGAAGTATTTGCTTGCCTAAATGGTAGTCAGGAAGCTATTTCTCTCACTTGTACCCATCAAGGTTGTACTGTACAAATAGCAACAGATGGTCAATTTCATTGTCCTTGTCATGGTGCTGTATTTACATCTGAAGGTAAAGTAGTGAAAGGCCCTGCTCAAAGAGATTTATCTAAGTTTAGAGTTGTAGAAAGACAGAATGATAATTTGCAATTATTAGCAGTTAATCAAGAGTCATCATCACCAGAGATAATTACGGCTGATTATTATGTTTTAGCGACTGATGTACCGGGAGTACAACAACTATTTAAACGCATGACTGGGGATGTAGATCAAAAAGTGCGATCGCAAATTGAAAAGCTGAGTATTGCTGATCCCTTTGCTGTGTGCCGTTTCTGGTTTGATCAGGACTTTGAATGGGAACATAGTAACTTTACTTCTTTATCTGGCTACCGATTAACTGACAGCATTACCCTTTATCACCGTATTCAAAAACAATTCATTGATTGGTCACAACGCACTGGTGGTAGTGTGGTAGAATTACACGCTTATTGTTACAAAGAAAAAGAGTTCCCTAACCAAGAAGCTTTATTAAATACTTTTGAACAAGAACTTTATGATATTGTTCCTGAATTAAAACAAGCAAAAGTGCTACATCAGGAATTAGTTAATCAACATAACTTCTCTGGATATCCACCTAATAGTTATGCAGATCGTCCAGAAAGTAGCACAAATGTGACTAACTTATTATTCGCTGGTGATTGGGTAAAAATGCCCTTTCCTTGTGGTTTAATGGAACGGGCTGTTAGTAGTGGGTTGCTGGCTGCGAATGAAATTTTACATCGTGAAGGTTTGCAGCGTCGGCCGCTTTTAACAGTAAATCCAGAGGGATTATTACAAATTTAA
- a CDS encoding ABC transporter permease, which yields MKYWRETIAVTQRILIELLRRRRSLIFWSIFPISILILNGFILAERAKLTMAVAFENAAPSTLVGAALFFSCLGGSVATVVAEREQQTLKRLFISPLSGTSYFLGIFLAHSCIGIGQTLLVYTIAAFWGATFKGSILLGIIIILLSIIAYVGLGFILGTQLARRIEDVNALVAAFGVPLLILGGAFLPTSLFPQTLLNIAKYNPIYHMNEALLGVSANGDKIGDITSHFWFLFVFAMMMLGCGWLSYRRMLMVERRL from the coding sequence ATGAAATATTGGCGTGAAACTATAGCTGTCACTCAGCGCATCTTAATTGAACTATTGCGCCGTAGACGCAGCTTAATTTTTTGGAGTATTTTTCCAATTTCTATTTTAATTCTCAACGGATTTATTTTGGCAGAACGGGCAAAACTGACAATGGCTGTAGCTTTTGAAAATGCTGCACCTTCGACCTTGGTAGGCGCAGCACTGTTTTTTAGTTGTTTAGGTGGGAGTGTGGCTACTGTAGTTGCAGAACGAGAACAGCAAACCCTAAAACGCTTGTTTATTTCTCCTTTAAGTGGCACATCTTATTTTTTAGGAATTTTTCTTGCTCATAGCTGCATTGGTATCGGACAAACGCTGTTAGTTTATACCATAGCTGCTTTTTGGGGTGCGACATTTAAAGGTTCTATTTTATTAGGAATTATCATAATTTTATTAAGTATCATTGCTTATGTTGGCTTAGGATTTATTTTGGGTACACAATTAGCTCGACGCATTGAAGATGTTAATGCTTTGGTAGCTGCTTTTGGAGTGCCTTTATTAATTTTAGGTGGGGCATTTTTACCAACTTCATTATTTCCCCAAACTCTGTTAAACATTGCCAAATATAACCCGATATATCACATGAATGAAGCTCTATTAGGAGTTTCAGCCAATGGAGATAAAATTGGCGATATTACATCACATTTTTGGTTTTTATTTGTGTTTGCAATGATGATGTTAGGTTGTGGATGGTTATCTTATCGACGGATGTTGATGGTAGAAAGAAGACTTTAA
- a CDS encoding polysaccharide pyruvyl transferase family protein: MTNITPQSIKEELHKALGQLDSFESCALLNYPDYLNFGDHLIWLGTVIYLTDVLKTKIKYASSIADFSPTIMEDKIGKAPIFLQGGGNLGDLWRVDQQFREQIIAKYQDRPIIILPQSIFFAKLDNLQKTANIFNSHPNLTIFVRDDRSYKIAEESFNKCRVIKSPDMAFQLLNLPGISTNHNSKSSILYHCRKDKELNPEFSIDTVKIPNLVVQDWVSFEWVLGVRHRGIKRFATQAVREVWQRGLMTPVEWIYRQKWQYFYSNTDKFNQMYNPFMHKLLWSFLHSGIYQLQQHQLVITNRLHGHILCILLGIPHVFLPNAYYKNESFYETWTKNVSFCRFVKDINQIESVVKELLEISKSGKINV, encoded by the coding sequence ATGACAAATATCACACCACAGTCAATTAAAGAAGAATTACACAAAGCTTTAGGCCAATTAGATAGTTTTGAATCATGTGCATTGCTGAACTATCCGGATTATTTAAATTTTGGAGATCATTTGATCTGGCTAGGGACTGTAATATACCTAACTGATGTACTAAAAACAAAAATTAAATACGCTTCTAGCATCGCAGATTTTTCTCCAACAATAATGGAAGACAAAATTGGCAAAGCGCCCATATTCCTTCAGGGAGGAGGTAATTTAGGAGATCTGTGGCGTGTTGATCAGCAGTTTCGAGAACAGATTATTGCTAAGTATCAAGATCGTCCCATTATTATTTTGCCACAAAGTATTTTCTTTGCCAAGCTAGATAATCTCCAAAAAACAGCAAATATCTTTAATTCTCATCCTAATTTAACTATATTTGTCCGTGATGATCGTAGCTATAAAATTGCAGAAGAATCTTTTAATAAATGCCGAGTTATTAAATCCCCCGACATGGCTTTTCAATTGCTAAATTTACCAGGTATATCTACTAATCATAATTCAAAATCATCAATTCTTTATCACTGTAGAAAAGACAAAGAATTAAATCCAGAATTTTCGATAGATACTGTAAAAATTCCTAATTTAGTCGTACAAGATTGGGTTTCTTTTGAATGGGTGTTAGGAGTTCGCCACAGAGGTATAAAACGTTTTGCCACACAAGCGGTAAGAGAAGTTTGGCAAAGGGGATTGATGACTCCAGTTGAGTGGATATATCGGCAAAAATGGCAATATTTTTATTCTAATACAGATAAATTTAATCAGATGTATAATCCTTTTATGCACAAACTTTTATGGAGTTTTCTGCACAGTGGAATTTATCAATTACAGCAACATCAACTAGTGATTACAAATCGTTTGCATGGACATATTCTCTGCATTCTCTTAGGCATTCCTCATGTTTTTCTACCTAATGCTTATTATAAGAATGAATCTTTCTATGAAACATGGACAAAAAATGTCTCATTTTGTAGATTTGTGAAAGATATTAACCAAATTGAATCGGTGGTAAAAGAACTATTAGAGATAAGTAAATCAGGTAAAATAAATGTCTAA